From the Streptomyces pluripotens genome, one window contains:
- a CDS encoding maleate cis-trans isomerase family protein, which translates to MDVSFLGGPRPQRGVGVVAPFDFALDRELWRWVPDEMSLHLTRTPFVPAEVSLDLARMVSEHRTLGEAVHALTAVAPEVLAYNCTSGSFVGGIAGERAMCAAMTRTGTLPSVTTSGALLEALTELGTRRVALVTPYTVSLTRALEQYVAEAGVRVTGCAFMGLTGHIWRVPYRDVVAMARQAVRPGAADALFISCTNLPTYDVIPQLEAELRIPVLSANQVTMWAALRRLGTRAVGPYQALLDPAAREWPALPEEQQEGWT; encoded by the coding sequence ATGGACGTCTCCTTTCTCGGCGGCCCCCGCCCCCAGCGTGGTGTCGGTGTGGTGGCTCCCTTCGACTTCGCCCTCGACCGCGAGCTGTGGCGCTGGGTACCCGACGAGATGTCGCTGCACCTGACCCGCACTCCGTTCGTCCCGGCCGAGGTGAGCCTGGACCTGGCCCGGATGGTCAGCGAGCACCGGACCCTCGGCGAGGCGGTCCACGCACTGACCGCCGTGGCCCCCGAGGTCCTCGCCTACAACTGCACCTCCGGCAGCTTCGTCGGCGGCATCGCCGGGGAACGGGCGATGTGCGCGGCGATGACCCGGACCGGCACCCTGCCCTCGGTGACCACCTCCGGGGCGCTGTTGGAGGCGCTGACGGAACTGGGGACACGGCGGGTCGCGCTGGTCACGCCGTACACGGTGTCCCTGACCCGCGCCCTTGAGCAGTACGTCGCCGAGGCCGGGGTACGGGTCACCGGCTGTGCCTTCATGGGACTGACCGGGCACATCTGGCGGGTGCCGTACCGTGACGTCGTCGCCATGGCGCGACAGGCGGTGCGCCCCGGTGCCGCCGACGCGCTCTTCATCTCCTGTACCAACCTCCCGACCTACGACGTGATCCCCCAGCTGGAGGCCGAGCTGCGCATTCCCGTGCTGTCGGCCAACCAGGTCACGATGTGGGCGGCGCTGCGCCGACTGGGTACCCGAGCCGTGGGGCCTTACCAGGCGCTGCTGGACCCGGCCGCCCGCGAATGGCCCGCACTCCCGGAAGAACAGCAGGAAGGCTGGACATGA
- a CDS encoding D-2-hydroxyacid dehydrogenase, with protein sequence MTPTLLVLDADPPPRLGRLTGRVRIVHTDARHLAERLPEADVLLVWDFTSRAVRQAWPGDGPRPRWVHTASAGVDHLMCPELAASDTVVTNARGIFDQPIAEYVAALVLAVAKDLPRTLEYQRERIWRHREGRRVAGTRACVIGSGPIGRAIVRTLKALDVTTALVGRVPRTGIHGPADLDRLIARADWVIAAAPLTEQTYRMFDTRRFGVMQPSAFFVNVGRGHLVDEEALAHALTQRWIAGAALDVFATEPLPGDSPLWGLPGLIVSPHMSGDTVGWRDELGSQFLELYERWAAGRPLVNVVDKTRGYVPGH encoded by the coding sequence ATGACGCCGACACTCCTCGTCCTCGACGCCGATCCGCCGCCCCGGCTCGGCCGCCTCACCGGCCGCGTCCGGATCGTGCACACGGACGCCCGGCACCTCGCCGAACGGCTGCCCGAGGCCGACGTCCTGCTGGTGTGGGACTTCACCTCGCGCGCAGTGCGCCAGGCCTGGCCGGGCGACGGGCCCCGGCCACGCTGGGTGCACACCGCGAGCGCGGGCGTGGACCATCTGATGTGCCCGGAGCTGGCCGCATCGGACACGGTGGTGACCAACGCGCGCGGGATCTTCGACCAGCCGATCGCCGAGTACGTGGCAGCGCTGGTGCTGGCCGTCGCCAAGGATCTTCCGCGCACCCTGGAGTACCAGCGGGAGCGGATCTGGCGGCACCGGGAGGGCCGGCGGGTGGCGGGCACCCGCGCGTGCGTGATCGGCTCGGGTCCGATCGGCCGGGCGATCGTCCGCACCCTGAAGGCCCTGGACGTGACGACGGCCCTGGTCGGACGGGTACCGCGCACCGGCATCCACGGCCCGGCCGACCTGGACCGCCTGATCGCCCGCGCGGACTGGGTGATCGCGGCGGCACCGCTGACCGAGCAGACGTACCGCATGTTCGACACGCGGCGCTTCGGCGTGATGCAGCCGTCTGCGTTCTTCGTGAACGTCGGCCGCGGCCACCTCGTCGACGAGGAGGCCCTCGCCCACGCCCTGACCCAGCGCTGGATCGCAGGCGCCGCACTGGATGTGTTCGCCACGGAACCCCTCCCCGGGGACAGCCCGCTGTGGGGGCTGCCCGGGCTGATCGTCTCCCCTCACATGAGCGGGGACACGGTCGGCTGGCGGGACGAACTGGGGAGCCAGTTCCTGGAGTTGTACGAGCGGTGGGCGGCGGGCAGACCACTGGTGAACGTGGTCGACAAGACACGTGGTTACGTGCCCGGTCACTGA
- a CDS encoding amidase: MQLTDLTAVQLLAGYRKGEFTPVDATEQALERARRIQPRVNAFVRLTEEDALARARESAGRWRRGAPAGLVDGVPVTVKDILLLRGHPTLRGTRTIPEQRGWDEDAPPVARLREHGAVFLGKTTTPEYGWKAVTDSPLSGITRNPYDPTRTSGGSSGGSAAAVALGAGPLSLGTDGGGSIRIPAAFCGIFGLKPTYGRVPLYPASAFGTLSHTGPMTRDAADAALLLDVIGAPDPRDWSALPPAPGSFTERLKEGVHGLRVAYSPSLGGQVAVRPGVAAAVRRAVAQLADLGAYVEETDPDFSDPVDAFHTLWFSGAARLTQRFSAHRRQQLDPGLREICAEGARMTALDYLAAVDVRMDLGRRMGLFHERYHLLVTPTLPLTAFEAGREVPAGSVFRRWTGWTPFTYPFNLTQQPAATVPVGTDGDGLPVGMQIVAARHRDDLVLRVAHALYEAGVGVAAPLPAGQV, translated from the coding sequence ATGCAGCTCACCGACCTGACCGCCGTCCAGCTCCTCGCCGGTTACCGCAAGGGCGAGTTCACCCCCGTGGACGCTACGGAACAGGCCCTGGAACGGGCGCGGCGGATCCAGCCGCGGGTGAACGCGTTCGTACGGCTCACCGAGGAGGATGCGCTCGCCCGGGCCCGGGAATCTGCGGGGCGCTGGCGGCGCGGGGCGCCGGCCGGGCTGGTCGACGGGGTACCGGTGACCGTGAAGGACATCTTGCTGCTGCGCGGACATCCCACCCTGCGCGGCACCCGGACCATCCCCGAGCAGCGCGGCTGGGACGAGGACGCGCCCCCAGTGGCCCGGCTGCGCGAGCACGGCGCGGTGTTCCTCGGTAAGACGACCACGCCCGAGTACGGCTGGAAGGCGGTCACGGACTCGCCGCTGTCCGGCATCACCCGCAATCCGTACGACCCCACGCGCACCTCGGGCGGCTCCAGCGGTGGCAGCGCGGCGGCCGTGGCGCTCGGCGCGGGCCCGCTGTCGCTGGGCACGGACGGCGGCGGCAGCATCCGCATCCCGGCTGCGTTCTGCGGGATCTTCGGGCTGAAACCGACCTACGGCCGGGTGCCGTTGTACCCGGCGAGCGCGTTCGGCACGCTGTCGCACACGGGCCCGATGACCCGGGACGCGGCTGACGCGGCCCTGCTGCTGGACGTCATCGGCGCACCCGACCCGCGCGACTGGTCGGCGCTACCGCCCGCGCCCGGATCCTTCACGGAGCGACTCAAGGAAGGTGTGCACGGGCTGCGGGTGGCGTATTCGCCGTCCTTGGGCGGGCAGGTGGCGGTCCGACCGGGGGTCGCGGCGGCGGTACGACGGGCGGTGGCGCAGCTCGCCGACCTCGGCGCGTACGTCGAGGAGACCGACCCCGACTTCAGCGACCCGGTGGACGCCTTCCACACGCTCTGGTTCAGCGGCGCCGCCCGGCTCACCCAGCGGTTCTCCGCGCACCGGCGGCAGCAGCTCGACCCGGGACTGCGGGAGATCTGTGCCGAGGGCGCCCGGATGACCGCGCTGGACTATCTGGCCGCGGTGGACGTCCGCATGGATCTCGGCCGGCGCATGGGCCTCTTCCACGAGAGGTACCACCTGCTGGTCACTCCCACACTGCCGCTCACGGCGTTCGAGGCGGGGAGGGAGGTACCGGCGGGCTCGGTCTTCCGGCGCTGGACGGGGTGGACTCCGTTCACGTATCCGTTCAACCTGACCCAGCAGCCCGCGGCCACCGTCCCGGTCGGGACGGACGGGGACGGGCTGCCGGTGGGGATGCAGATCGTCGCCGCCCGGCACCGGGACGATCTGGTGTTGCGCGTGGCGCACGCCCTGTACGAGGCCGGGGTGGGTGTGGCAGCGCCTCTCCCGGCTGGACAAGTCTGA